A region from the Bacteroidota bacterium genome encodes:
- a CDS encoding queuosine precursor transporter, producing MALFLTFLIMAEVTASKFIQVAGFTMTMGVIPFPVTFIITDLLNEYYGRRGVRFVTLVGMVMLVVVFALIMIDVNIPAAPNSPVSDEAFRMVFANSGMVIIGSMIAYLIGQMIDIQVFYLIRKGTGNRHIWLRATGSTIVSQLVDSLVVLYIAFGSQMALSELTSIGLTNYIYKFLIALSITPVIYFAHWAVDRYLGDEARFLTETARDDKSFELIPWKRP from the coding sequence ATGGCCTTGTTCCTCACGTTCCTGATCATGGCTGAAGTGACTGCTTCCAAATTTATTCAGGTTGCCGGATTCACCATGACCATGGGGGTGATTCCATTCCCGGTCACCTTTATCATCACCGATCTGCTGAACGAGTACTATGGCCGCCGGGGTGTCCGGTTTGTTACCCTGGTGGGTATGGTCATGCTGGTTGTGGTTTTTGCCCTGATCATGATTGATGTGAATATTCCGGCTGCCCCGAATTCACCCGTATCTGATGAGGCATTCCGCATGGTTTTTGCGAATTCGGGGATGGTGATCATCGGGTCGATGATTGCGTACCTGATCGGGCAAATGATCGACATACAGGTATTCTATCTCATCAGAAAGGGAACCGGTAACCGCCATATCTGGCTGCGGGCCACCGGTTCTACCATCGTCTCACAACTGGTGGATTCGCTGGTGGTGTTGTACATCGCCTTTGGCTCACAGATGGCTCTGTCAGAACTGACCTCAATCGGGCTGACCAACTACATTTATAAATTTTTAATTGCCTTATCGATTACACCTGTCATTTACTTCGCGCACTGGGCGGTGGACCGGTATCTGGGTGATGAAGCCAGATTTCTGACAGAGACGGCGCGTGACGACAAAAGTTTTGAACTGATTCCCTGGAAACGACCATGA